In Archangium violaceum, the following are encoded in one genomic region:
- the cobM gene encoding precorrin-4 C(11)-methyltransferase — MKVYIIGAGPGDPKLITLRGAELVEQCPVVLYTGSLVPKAVIARARPEARVLDSSSMTLDQIIDVFKEAQAADQDVARVHTGDPSIFGSTAEQLRRLEELGIPYEIIPGVSSFTAAAAVLGKELTLPELSQTVIISRAEGRTLMPEGEKLEDLARHRATLALFLSAGLIRDVVERLLPSYGPDCPVAVVQKATWPDQKIVRGTLADIGDKVRAERINATAMILVGEVLEAKDFANSRLYDPSFTHRFRRGTDDAR; from the coding sequence ATGAAGGTCTACATCATCGGTGCCGGACCCGGAGATCCGAAGCTCATCACCCTGCGCGGGGCCGAGCTCGTCGAGCAGTGCCCCGTGGTCCTCTATACCGGCTCGCTCGTGCCGAAGGCCGTCATCGCGCGGGCCCGTCCAGAGGCCCGGGTGCTCGATTCCTCGTCGATGACGCTCGATCAGATCATCGACGTCTTCAAGGAGGCTCAGGCGGCGGACCAGGACGTGGCGCGCGTCCACACGGGAGACCCGTCCATCTTCGGCTCCACCGCGGAGCAGCTCCGCAGGTTGGAGGAGCTCGGCATCCCCTATGAGATCATCCCGGGCGTCTCCTCGTTCACCGCCGCGGCCGCGGTGCTGGGCAAGGAGCTGACGCTGCCGGAGCTGTCGCAGACGGTCATCATCAGCCGCGCCGAGGGCCGCACCCTCATGCCGGAAGGGGAGAAGCTGGAGGACCTGGCGCGCCACCGTGCCACCCTGGCGCTCTTCCTCAGCGCGGGCCTCATCCGCGACGTCGTGGAGCGGCTGCTGCCCTCCTATGGACCGGACTGCCCGGTCGCGGTGGTGCAGAAGGCCACCTGGCCGGACCAGAAGATCGTGCGCGGAACCCTCGCGGACATCGGTGACAAGGTGCGCGCCGAGCGCATCAACGCGACCGCGATGATCCTCGTGGGCGAGGTGCTGGAGGCGAAGGACTTCGCCAACTCGCGCCTGTACGACCCCTCCTTCACCCACCGCTTCCGAAGGGGGACGGACGATGCACGCTGA
- a CDS encoding precorrin-3B C(17)-methyltransferase gives MAFVGRLAGALLASTEGEFFLVGDLKEPCNWAAAGFEPPPQLPGVELPYVRLSPVRTVEVARPLLVMELEGEALARLLSERLVIRRNGSVSERLWRLVTEHEAKPETDARWLAQMPGHVWDLVREAVLRCS, from the coding sequence ATGGCCTTCGTGGGACGTCTGGCCGGAGCGCTGCTTGCCTCCACCGAAGGGGAGTTCTTCCTGGTGGGAGACCTCAAGGAGCCGTGTAACTGGGCGGCGGCGGGCTTCGAGCCGCCTCCCCAGCTGCCAGGGGTGGAGCTGCCCTATGTGCGCCTCTCCCCGGTGCGCACGGTGGAGGTGGCTCGACCGTTGTTGGTGATGGAACTCGAGGGCGAGGCCCTGGCGCGGCTGCTCTCCGAGCGCCTGGTCATCCGCCGCAACGGCTCGGTGTCGGAGCGGCTGTGGCGGCTCGTCACCGAGCACGAGGCGAAGCCGGAGACGGACGCGCGCTGGCTGGCGCAGATGCCCGGACACGTCTGGGACCTGGTCCGCGAAGCGGTGCTGCGCTGCTCCTGA
- the cobJ gene encoding precorrin-3B C(17)-methyltransferase encodes MSSGGVLSVVGIGPGDGAHATPAALEAIRAAQVVVGYRTYVKLVRHLLEGKEVVQTGMTEEIGRARSAVERARAGANVALISSGDAGVYGMAGLVFEVLRDLGWTRGQPPTLQLIPGITAANSCASRVGAPLVHDSCTISLSDLLTPWPVIAKRIEAAASADFVISLYNPASGRRTRQIVEAHSIIRRYREGTTPVALVKGAYREAEKIVMTDLDHFLDYEIGMLTTVIVGNSHTFLFEGYMVTPRGYTRKYTLEGDVLPGQQPGRSLVLRGEEV; translated from the coding sequence ATGTCTAGCGGAGGAGTCCTGTCCGTCGTCGGTATCGGGCCCGGTGATGGAGCCCATGCCACGCCCGCCGCCCTGGAGGCCATTCGCGCCGCGCAGGTGGTGGTGGGCTACCGCACCTACGTGAAGCTCGTGCGCCACCTGCTCGAGGGCAAGGAAGTCGTGCAGACGGGCATGACGGAGGAGATCGGCCGGGCCCGCTCGGCGGTGGAGCGCGCTCGGGCCGGTGCCAACGTGGCGCTCATCTCCTCCGGGGATGCCGGCGTCTATGGCATGGCGGGGCTCGTCTTCGAGGTGCTGCGCGACCTGGGCTGGACGCGCGGGCAGCCCCCGACCCTTCAGCTCATCCCCGGCATCACCGCGGCCAACTCCTGCGCCTCGCGCGTGGGAGCCCCGCTGGTCCACGACAGCTGCACCATCTCCCTGTCGGACCTGCTCACGCCCTGGCCCGTCATCGCGAAGCGCATCGAGGCGGCCGCATCGGCCGACTTCGTCATCTCGCTCTACAACCCCGCGAGCGGGCGGCGCACCCGGCAGATCGTCGAGGCCCACTCCATCATCCGCCGCTACCGCGAGGGCACCACCCCGGTGGCGCTCGTGAAGGGCGCCTACCGCGAGGCGGAGAAGATCGTCATGACCGACCTGGACCACTTCCTGGACTACGAGATCGGCATGCTCACCACCGTCATCGTGGGCAACTCGCACACCTTCCTCTTCGAGGGCTACATGGTCACGCCACGAGGCTACACACGGAAGTACACCCTGGAGGGAGACGTGCTGCCGGGACAGCAGCCGGGCCGCTCCCTCGTGCTGCGCGGGGAGGAGGTCTGA
- a CDS encoding cobalt-precorrin 5A hydrolase, whose product MSLPAARKPFAVYAITLHGLAIAERLLAGLPGAELYVSEKLMARAPAGALPMPLPMGPTLSRTFTAYDCHVFIISVGAVVRMIAPLLEDKKVDPAVVCVDDAARFSICVLSGHVGRGNAFTERVAGVLGSTPVVTTASDVRGTLTVDILGRELGWRLDDLERNVTRGCAAVVNETPVLFVQEAGEPSWWPEDKPLPPGVRYTRSLDGVDPGAWEMLLIATDRDLRETHRAHWEKAVIYRPRSLVLGIGCDRGTPEELVERGVAQLLAQALLSPASVKAVATVDLKADEPALLALCQKHGWALQTYPAAELDAVPVPTPSETVKRHVGTRGVAEPAALLASGATELLVRKQIYTEPGAGRSMTFAAARIPHSPRKELVHV is encoded by the coding sequence GTGAGTCTCCCCGCGGCTCGCAAGCCCTTCGCCGTCTACGCCATCACCCTGCACGGGCTGGCCATCGCCGAGCGGCTCCTCGCGGGGCTGCCCGGCGCGGAGCTCTACGTCTCCGAGAAGCTCATGGCCCGCGCCCCCGCGGGCGCCCTGCCCATGCCGCTGCCCATGGGGCCCACCCTGTCGCGCACCTTCACCGCCTACGACTGCCACGTCTTCATCATCAGCGTGGGGGCGGTGGTGCGGATGATCGCCCCGCTCCTCGAGGACAAGAAGGTGGACCCGGCCGTGGTGTGCGTCGACGACGCCGCCCGCTTCTCCATCTGCGTGCTGTCGGGGCACGTGGGCCGGGGCAATGCCTTCACCGAGCGGGTCGCCGGAGTGCTCGGCTCCACCCCGGTGGTCACCACCGCCTCGGATGTGCGGGGCACCCTCACGGTGGACATCCTCGGGCGCGAGCTGGGCTGGAGGCTGGATGACCTGGAGCGCAACGTCACGCGCGGCTGTGCCGCCGTGGTGAACGAGACCCCGGTGCTCTTCGTCCAGGAAGCGGGCGAGCCCTCCTGGTGGCCCGAGGACAAGCCGCTGCCTCCCGGCGTGCGGTACACGCGGAGCCTCGACGGAGTGGACCCGGGGGCGTGGGAGATGCTCCTCATCGCCACCGACCGGGACCTCCGCGAGACCCACCGCGCCCACTGGGAGAAGGCCGTCATCTACCGGCCCCGCAGCCTGGTGCTGGGGATCGGCTGCGACCGGGGCACCCCGGAGGAGCTGGTCGAGCGGGGCGTGGCCCAACTGCTCGCACAGGCCCTGCTGTCACCCGCCTCCGTGAAGGCGGTGGCCACCGTGGACCTGAAGGCGGACGAGCCGGCACTGCTGGCGCTGTGCCAGAAGCATGGCTGGGCGCTCCAGACGTATCCAGCCGCGGAGCTGGACGCGGTGCCCGTCCCCACTCCCTCCGAAACGGTGAAGCGGCACGTGGGCACCCGGGGGGTCGCGGAGCCAGCGGCGCTGCTCGCCTCCGGGGCCACCGAGCTGCTCGTCCGCAAGCAGATCTACACCGAGCCCGGCGCCGGACGTTCCATGACGTTCGCCGCCGCGCGCATTCCTCATTCGCCTCGAAAGGAGCTCGTCCATGTCTAG
- the cobI gene encoding precorrin-2 C(20)-methyltransferase, which translates to MSGVLIGVGVGPGAPDLMTLRAVNTLRTADVIAIPRRSAYDESFAWRIAKDNVGEVPGQERLFLTFPMTKDPERLRPAWEEAYAQLAPRLAAGKRVAFITEGDPLIYSTFIYLLSEAPHRFPGARTEVVPAVSSITAVPASVQVPVADGQERIAVLPATYGVEDLARVLRDFDTVLLMKVSSVMPQVVEALEREGLLERAVYVSRASTGQEKVVRDLRSIRNDKCDYFSMVVVAKKDRSGVLAGRFAQTAEVAR; encoded by the coding sequence ATGAGTGGCGTGTTGATTGGCGTAGGCGTGGGACCCGGCGCTCCCGACCTGATGACGCTCCGGGCGGTGAACACGCTCCGGACGGCGGACGTCATCGCGATTCCCCGGCGCTCGGCCTATGACGAGTCGTTCGCCTGGCGCATCGCCAAGGACAACGTGGGCGAGGTGCCCGGGCAGGAGCGCCTCTTCCTCACCTTCCCGATGACCAAGGATCCGGAGCGGCTGCGGCCCGCCTGGGAAGAGGCGTACGCGCAGCTGGCCCCGCGCCTGGCGGCGGGCAAGCGGGTGGCCTTCATCACGGAGGGAGATCCGCTCATCTACAGCACCTTCATCTACCTCCTGTCGGAGGCTCCCCACCGCTTCCCCGGGGCGCGCACCGAGGTGGTGCCCGCGGTCTCCTCCATCACCGCCGTGCCCGCGTCGGTGCAGGTGCCGGTGGCCGACGGACAGGAGCGCATCGCCGTCCTGCCCGCCACCTACGGCGTGGAGGACCTCGCCCGCGTGCTGCGCGACTTCGACACCGTGCTGCTGATGAAGGTGAGCTCCGTCATGCCGCAGGTGGTGGAGGCGCTCGAGCGCGAGGGCCTGCTGGAGCGCGCCGTCTACGTGTCGCGCGCGTCCACGGGCCAGGAGAAGGTGGTGCGCGACCTGCGCAGCATCCGCAACGACAAGTGCGACTACTTCTCCATGGTGGTGGTGGCGAAGAAGGATCGCAGTGGCGTGCTCGCTGGCCGTTTCGCCCAGACGGCGGAGGTGGCCCGGTGA
- the cbiE gene encoding precorrin-6y C5,15-methyltransferase (decarboxylating) subunit CbiE, which yields MKPVVVVGIGDDGCLGLSARAANAVAQARVLVGGKRHLEFFPQFSGERLSFSGGIGPTLERVAELAQENQVCVLASGDPLFFGIGAQVANKVGAEHVEFIPHPSSVQWAFGRIGVSWDDAEVISVHGRSREGLCTRLRPLAKVALLTDGENTPPVLARHLLEYGERGFTAWVCESLGNPGERVRCFSLEALAECTDIGPLNVIVLLRTDPSWRPPPRLSFLHEDAFAKRMPKKGLITKREVRLLSLAQLEIRPDSVVWDIGAGSGSVGIEAALLAPRGRVHAIEVDPEGVALCRENALAHGVDNLRVIAGRAPEALEGLETPDAVFVGGSKGSMRDIIDVAFARLREGGRLVVNAITLDNVAEAYAAFRAHGATPEVTLLNVSRGEPLAHYLRYEAQNPIHIFAATRPAAAKGDES from the coding sequence ATGAAGCCGGTGGTGGTGGTGGGCATCGGGGATGACGGCTGTCTGGGCCTGTCGGCGCGCGCGGCCAACGCGGTGGCGCAGGCCCGGGTGCTGGTCGGCGGCAAGCGCCACCTGGAGTTCTTCCCCCAGTTCTCCGGGGAGCGCCTCTCGTTCAGCGGGGGCATCGGTCCCACGCTGGAGCGCGTGGCCGAGCTCGCCCAGGAGAATCAGGTGTGCGTTCTCGCCTCGGGAGATCCGCTCTTCTTCGGCATCGGCGCGCAGGTGGCCAACAAGGTGGGCGCCGAGCACGTCGAGTTCATCCCCCACCCCTCCTCCGTGCAGTGGGCCTTCGGCCGCATCGGCGTGTCCTGGGACGACGCGGAGGTCATCTCCGTGCACGGCCGCTCGCGCGAGGGGCTGTGCACGCGGCTGCGTCCCCTCGCCAAGGTGGCCCTGCTCACCGATGGTGAGAACACGCCCCCGGTGCTGGCGCGCCACCTCCTGGAGTACGGCGAGCGCGGCTTCACGGCCTGGGTGTGCGAGAGCCTCGGCAACCCGGGGGAGCGGGTCCGCTGCTTCTCCCTGGAGGCGCTCGCGGAGTGCACGGACATCGGGCCCCTCAACGTCATCGTGCTCCTGAGGACGGATCCGAGCTGGCGTCCACCGCCGCGCCTGTCCTTCCTCCACGAGGACGCCTTCGCCAAGCGCATGCCCAAGAAGGGCCTCATCACCAAGCGCGAGGTGCGCCTGCTGTCGCTGGCCCAATTGGAGATCCGTCCCGACAGCGTGGTCTGGGACATCGGCGCGGGCTCGGGCTCGGTGGGCATCGAGGCGGCGCTGCTCGCCCCGAGGGGACGCGTCCATGCCATCGAGGTGGACCCGGAGGGCGTGGCCCTGTGCCGGGAGAACGCGCTCGCCCACGGCGTGGACAACCTGCGCGTCATCGCGGGGCGCGCCCCGGAGGCCCTCGAGGGACTGGAGACGCCGGACGCCGTCTTCGTCGGCGGCAGCAAGGGCAGCATGCGCGACATCATCGACGTGGCGTTCGCGCGCCTGCGCGAGGGCGGCCGGCTGGTGGTCAACGCCATCACCCTGGACAACGTGGCCGAGGCCTACGCGGCCTTCCGGGCGCACGGAGCGACGCCGGAGGTGACGCTGCTCAACGTGTCTCGCGGCGAGCCGCTCGCGCACTACCTCCGGTACGAGGCGCAGAACCCCATCCACATCTTCGCGGCCACCCGGCCGGCTGCGGCAAAGGGAGACGAGTCATGA
- a CDS encoding precorrin-8X methylmutase: MNDMRQMTTLGRRIEDESFSIIDSEAGPHSYGPGEWQVVRRVIHATADFEFKELARFSPDAISAGIAALRAGSPVLADVKMILAGLNEERLAAYGCRTHCFISDADVIAAAREAGSTRAIESIRKAHRLGLLNGAIVAVGNAPTALLEVARLVKEEGARPALVVGVPVGFVSAVESKEAVLELPVPYIVVRGRKGGSTIAVSIIHALLMLSADGERT, translated from the coding sequence ATGAACGACATGCGGCAGATGACGACGCTCGGGCGTCGCATCGAAGACGAGAGCTTTTCCATCATCGACAGCGAGGCCGGTCCGCATTCCTACGGCCCGGGCGAGTGGCAGGTGGTCCGGCGCGTCATCCACGCCACCGCGGACTTCGAGTTCAAGGAGCTGGCCCGCTTCTCTCCCGATGCCATCTCCGCGGGCATCGCCGCCCTGCGCGCCGGCAGCCCCGTCCTGGCCGACGTGAAGATGATCCTCGCCGGGCTCAACGAGGAGCGGCTCGCCGCCTATGGCTGCCGGACGCACTGCTTCATCTCGGACGCGGACGTCATCGCCGCGGCCCGCGAGGCGGGCTCCACCCGCGCCATCGAGTCCATCCGCAAGGCGCACCGGCTGGGGCTGCTGAACGGGGCCATCGTGGCGGTGGGCAACGCGCCCACCGCGCTCCTGGAGGTGGCCCGGCTGGTGAAGGAGGAAGGGGCTCGCCCGGCGCTGGTGGTGGGCGTGCCGGTGGGCTTCGTGTCGGCGGTGGAGTCGAAGGAGGCCGTGCTCGAGCTGCCGGTGCCGTACATCGTGGTGCGGGGGCGCAAGGGGGGAAGCACCATCGCCGTGTCCATCATCCACGCGCTGCTGATGCTCAGCGCCGACGGGGAGCGGACATGA
- a CDS encoding cobalt-precorrin-5B (C(1))-methyltransferase, with product MSEAPPARDKRGTRTGFTTGACAAAAAKAATRVLVRGERLTHVETTLPNRQQVTFELHRCEWDGEKARCGIIKDAGDDPDCTHGAELIAEVRLTDDGRVVLERGEGVGIVTKDGLGLEVGSPAINPVPRRNITEMVLEELPEGRGAIVTIHVPRGEEMALQTLNARLGILGGISILGTSGIVRPYSTAAYKASVVQAIDVARARGHTELAFTTGGKSEKYAMGLLPHLAEECFIQVGDFIGVAIRHAARKQAARVHVVGMMGKLSKMADGRMQTHAAGSEVNMELLASLAAEAGAPETLVADIRTANTARHVLELCAANGLTHITGLVCQRVVEQCTRHAGGPLEVRATLVDFNGTLLGQYPDERRNAA from the coding sequence ATGAGCGAAGCGCCTCCCGCCCGTGACAAGCGTGGCACGCGCACCGGCTTCACCACCGGGGCCTGTGCCGCCGCGGCCGCCAAGGCCGCCACGCGCGTGCTGGTGCGCGGCGAGCGTCTCACGCACGTGGAGACGACGCTGCCCAACCGGCAGCAGGTGACGTTCGAACTGCACCGCTGCGAATGGGACGGGGAGAAGGCCCGCTGCGGCATCATCAAGGACGCCGGGGATGATCCGGACTGCACGCACGGCGCCGAGCTGATCGCCGAGGTGCGGCTGACGGACGACGGCCGGGTGGTGCTCGAGCGGGGCGAGGGAGTGGGGATCGTCACCAAGGACGGACTGGGACTGGAAGTGGGCAGCCCGGCCATCAACCCGGTGCCGCGCCGCAACATCACCGAGATGGTGCTGGAGGAGCTGCCCGAGGGCCGGGGCGCCATCGTCACCATTCATGTCCCCCGAGGAGAGGAGATGGCCCTTCAGACGCTCAACGCGCGCCTGGGCATCCTCGGCGGCATCTCCATCCTGGGGACCAGCGGCATCGTCCGGCCCTACTCCACCGCCGCCTACAAGGCGAGCGTGGTGCAGGCCATCGACGTGGCCCGGGCGCGCGGTCACACCGAGCTCGCCTTCACCACCGGAGGCAAGTCGGAGAAGTACGCGATGGGCCTCCTGCCCCACCTCGCGGAGGAGTGCTTCATCCAGGTGGGCGACTTCATCGGCGTGGCCATCCGCCACGCGGCCAGGAAGCAGGCGGCCCGCGTCCACGTGGTGGGGATGATGGGCAAGCTGTCCAAGATGGCCGATGGGCGCATGCAGACGCATGCGGCCGGCTCCGAGGTGAACATGGAGCTGCTGGCCAGCCTGGCCGCCGAGGCGGGTGCGCCGGAGACGCTGGTGGCCGACATCCGGACCGCCAACACCGCGCGCCACGTGCTCGAGCTGTGCGCCGCCAACGGTCTCACCCACATCACCGGCCTGGTGTGTCAGCGCGTCGTCGAGCAGTGCACCCGCCACGCGGGGGGGCCGCTCGAGGTCCGCGCCACCCTGGTCGACTTCAACGGAACCCTGCTCGGGCAGTACCCGGACGAGAGGAGAAACGCGGCATGA
- a CDS encoding FAD-dependent oxidoreductase, which yields MAVSRTARILSTVPVGERGRLLQLQVQGEEELGFTGGQYLIFNTGVPRADGKAHKRAYSVVSSDEDQRTFSICVYRLAQGPGSAMLHEAPVGAELPFSGPWGSFLPDDATPRSTLVVATDSGITAALGLVHGRAFAPQRTRTRLLWFSESPTVFLSADRVREEVEALGCRFQHHDCPPPGHPERTAPAVALALEAARAHAPERVYLAGDGAVLHPLRQSLVEAGLDAGAIRLESFFNNPARKAAA from the coding sequence ATGGCCGTCTCCCGCACCGCGCGCATCCTCTCCACCGTGCCCGTCGGCGAGCGCGGGCGGCTCCTCCAGTTGCAGGTGCAGGGCGAGGAGGAGCTCGGCTTCACCGGCGGCCAGTACCTCATCTTCAACACCGGCGTGCCGCGCGCCGATGGCAAGGCGCACAAGCGCGCCTACTCGGTGGTGTCGAGCGACGAGGACCAGCGCACCTTCAGCATCTGTGTCTACCGGCTGGCCCAGGGGCCCGGCTCGGCCATGCTGCACGAGGCACCGGTGGGCGCGGAGCTGCCGTTCAGCGGGCCCTGGGGCAGCTTCCTCCCGGACGACGCCACGCCCCGGAGCACGTTGGTGGTGGCCACCGACAGTGGCATCACCGCCGCGCTGGGACTGGTGCACGGCCGCGCCTTCGCCCCGCAGCGGACGCGCACGCGGCTGCTGTGGTTCTCCGAGTCGCCCACGGTGTTCCTGTCCGCCGACCGGGTCCGCGAGGAGGTGGAGGCGCTGGGGTGCCGCTTCCAGCACCACGACTGTCCGCCGCCGGGACATCCGGAGCGCACCGCGCCAGCCGTGGCCCTGGCCCTGGAGGCCGCGCGGGCCCATGCGCCCGAGCGCGTCTACCTCGCCGGGGATGGGGCGGTGTTGCACCCGCTGCGGCAGTCCCTGGTGGAGGCCGGACTGGATGCGGGTGCCATCCGGCTGGAGTCCTTCTTCAACAACCCGGCCCGGAAGGCGGCGGCATGA
- a CDS encoding DUF3209 family protein, producing the protein MACHELAALRLALMNVLGVDDAAERQHELAELGSAAEKPGPVRSLMQARDLAGVQRFFEASLVELQERVSATRADDPKMPYLRSLLVLTKSVELELRRQNESLQKLWRDLEEVHDFTHEIYPRD; encoded by the coding sequence ATGGCCTGTCATGAGCTGGCGGCGCTGCGGCTGGCGCTGATGAACGTTCTGGGAGTGGACGATGCGGCTGAGCGGCAGCACGAGCTGGCCGAGCTGGGGAGCGCGGCGGAGAAGCCGGGGCCGGTGCGCTCGCTGATGCAGGCGCGCGACCTGGCGGGCGTGCAGCGCTTCTTCGAGGCCTCGCTGGTGGAGCTGCAGGAGCGCGTCTCCGCCACCCGCGCGGATGACCCGAAGATGCCCTACCTGCGCTCGCTCCTCGTGCTGACCAAGTCGGTGGAGCTGGAGCTGCGGCGCCAGAACGAGTCGCTCCAGAAGCTGTGGCGCGACCTCGAGGAGGTGCACGACTTCACCCACGAAATCTACCCGAGGGACTAG
- a CDS encoding CbiX/SirB N-terminal domain-containing protein, whose protein sequence is MSSLRNEHGILFIGHGSRDPQAIAEVHRFVDAYREAHPERRVGLGFVELTAPALPEALDALASEVKEVLVVPLFLFTAKHVKNDIPLALATAREKHPGVRFLAVKAFGVHPDLAQLAFERTGARTGPLSPQEAARTVVVMLGRGSSDPDANGDFYKLTRLYAEGRGFAQVQPAFVGIAKPSLEEALEWVARARPERILVMPYLLFTGVLLQKIHAQVALFAERYPWLRAEVAPHLADGGMAPLVQHVDRRIEEALAGGVPLPCDGCQYRVPLAGLQKNVGGLKALLWSIRHRETHTQAAPHPHAHRALEKHVLVCGNADCADRGSVALIEALRRKLKETGTGRTVRITRTACMGRCGEGPTVAVYPDGIWYRGVTEADARELVEEHLVGDRLVSRLVDNIMQ, encoded by the coding sequence GTGAGCTCCCTTCGTAACGAGCACGGCATCCTCTTCATCGGACACGGTAGCCGCGATCCGCAGGCCATCGCCGAGGTGCACCGCTTCGTGGACGCCTACCGCGAGGCCCACCCGGAGCGGCGCGTGGGCCTGGGCTTCGTGGAGCTCACCGCGCCAGCGCTCCCCGAGGCACTGGACGCCCTCGCCTCCGAGGTGAAGGAGGTGCTCGTCGTTCCGCTCTTCCTCTTCACCGCGAAGCACGTGAAGAACGACATTCCGCTGGCACTCGCCACGGCGCGAGAGAAGCACCCGGGCGTGCGTTTCCTCGCGGTGAAGGCCTTCGGCGTGCATCCGGATCTCGCCCAGCTGGCCTTCGAGCGCACCGGGGCCCGCACCGGCCCCCTCTCGCCCCAGGAGGCCGCGCGCACGGTGGTGGTGATGCTGGGGCGCGGCTCGTCGGACCCGGACGCGAATGGCGATTTCTACAAGCTGACCCGCCTCTACGCGGAGGGACGGGGCTTCGCCCAGGTACAGCCGGCCTTCGTCGGCATCGCGAAGCCCTCGCTGGAGGAGGCGCTGGAGTGGGTGGCCCGGGCACGGCCGGAGCGCATCCTGGTGATGCCCTACCTGCTGTTCACGGGGGTGCTGCTGCAGAAGATCCACGCCCAGGTGGCGCTCTTCGCCGAGCGCTACCCGTGGCTGCGCGCCGAGGTGGCACCGCACCTGGCCGACGGCGGCATGGCACCGCTCGTCCAGCACGTGGACCGGCGCATCGAGGAGGCACTCGCGGGCGGCGTGCCGCTGCCGTGCGACGGGTGCCAGTACCGCGTTCCGCTCGCGGGCCTGCAGAAGAACGTGGGAGGCCTCAAGGCGCTGCTCTGGAGCATCCGCCACCGCGAGACACACACCCAGGCCGCGCCCCACCCGCACGCCCACCGCGCGCTGGAGAAGCACGTGCTGGTCTGCGGCAACGCCGACTGCGCCGATCGCGGCAGCGTGGCGCTGATCGAGGCCCTGCGCCGCAAGCTCAAGGAGACGGGCACGGGGCGCACGGTGCGCATCACCCGGACCGCCTGCATGGGGCGCTGCGGCGAGGGACCCACCGTGGCCGTCTATCCGGATGGCATCTGGTACCGCGGGGTGACGGAGGCGGACGCCCGGGAGCTCGTGGAAGAGCACCTGGTGGGCGACCGCCTCGTGTCCCGCCTTGTCGACAACATCATGCAGTGA
- a CDS encoding energy-coupling factor ABC transporter ATP-binding protein — protein MKAALTLEALSVGNPGGPAILSALSFEVRPGEVVALLGANGCGKTTLLRSIAGLVPALSGGVRLLGQAAPRGAVARAEAGLALAFQNPDDQLFGATVGEDVATGPLHQGLAPGEVRARVDEALAATGLTHLAGRSIEALSFGEKKRACLAGVLAMHPAVLLLDEPTAGLDPVGERETAGLLRRLAREREVALLVSTHATDEVPFFADRVAILGEGRLLAFGSPADVFRDAALLARARLRAPAVAELWAHLAPFLPGLGAAPPLTVAEAASRLLPLLVPSHQEVHP, from the coding sequence ATGAAGGCGGCGCTCACGCTCGAGGCGCTCTCGGTGGGAAACCCCGGCGGCCCCGCCATCCTCTCCGCCCTCTCGTTCGAGGTGCGGCCGGGAGAGGTGGTGGCGCTGCTCGGCGCCAATGGGTGTGGCAAGACGACGCTGCTGCGAAGCATCGCGGGACTGGTGCCGGCGCTCTCCGGAGGGGTGCGGTTGCTCGGCCAGGCGGCACCGCGCGGGGCGGTGGCGCGGGCCGAAGCGGGGCTGGCGCTCGCCTTCCAGAATCCGGATGACCAGCTGTTCGGCGCGACGGTCGGGGAGGACGTGGCCACCGGTCCGCTGCACCAGGGCCTCGCCCCGGGCGAGGTGCGGGCGCGGGTGGACGAGGCGCTCGCGGCCACTGGACTGACACACCTGGCGGGCCGCTCCATCGAGGCGCTCAGCTTCGGGGAGAAGAAGCGGGCCTGCCTCGCGGGCGTGCTGGCGATGCATCCGGCGGTGCTGCTCCTCGACGAGCCCACCGCCGGGTTGGATCCGGTGGGTGAGCGCGAGACGGCGGGCCTGCTGCGGCGCCTGGCCCGCGAGCGCGAAGTGGCCCTGCTCGTGTCCACCCATGCCACCGACGAGGTGCCCTTCTTCGCCGACCGGGTGGCCATCCTCGGCGAGGGGCGGCTGCTCGCCTTCGGGTCCCCCGCCGACGTCTTCCGGGACGCGGCGCTGCTGGCGCGGGCACGTCTGCGCGCACCGGCCGTCGCCGAGCTCTGGGCCCATCTCGCCCCCTTCCTTCCCGGACTGGGAGCAGCCCCGCCCCTCACGGTCGCCGAGGCCGCCAGCCGTCTGCTCCCCCTCCTCGTCCCCTCCCACCAGGAAGTGCACCCGTGA